In Glycine soja cultivar W05 chromosome 10, ASM419377v2, whole genome shotgun sequence, the genomic stretch TATTGTATTCGATACTATATCTCAGtgtattagaaaaataaataaatcatgttaGGAGAAAAATATCTATGTCCTGAAAAATTTATTAGTGCTTTCAGTGAAAATAATTTGTACAAATCAATATCATGGTTAAAAAAAAGGGATTGAAAGTGatgaaagagagagtgaaacCTAAGGACAGaattagagtttaattttcatgtctCTGAATCTCATGTATccattaaaaatttgataacaATTTTTAAGTTGATATGAATTTTATGGTGGTTATAGTacaagtaaataaatttattataaatgatggTGCAAATCTTTTATATTaccaatatatacatatatatgtattgattaaaaaaaatgagactgAAATTCTAGCACGTCTCTACTTATTATACTCTTTCCTAGTGAAGTTTATGATCAAGTCTCGTTACATAGTGTGTTCTATTTCTAAACTAGTGACATTCACATGAATTTTAGAAGACAAGAGAGTGTGTATTGAAAAGAGAAGGTTGGAGAAGTTAATTATACTATTCCActtcagaaaacaaaaaacaaactagTATTGCCCCTTTATGATCATATGTATCTACTATATATCTACTAGTTGGTGATAAGTGACGACTGTATGTGcacatttatattttcaagTTTATTTCTCTTTCATCGAGCTTTTGATCTAACTAGTAAGAAAGATGGAGAGATATTATATGCGTGTGTGGCATGTTTGCAAATGTGTTTCTTTTGCTAAAGCTTGTTTTGAAATTGATCAGTTTCAAAGTTTTAGGACAAACATTTTTGCTCAACaaaggcattttttttttttgttacagagTTTGAGCAGCAAAGAGAAGTAAAGGAAAATGGCGGGTTTTTGGAGCGTGTTTTGTGGGGAATCTGGTTGTTCAGAGGCTGGAAGAATGCCTTGCAGCTATGATTTTAGGCTTCTCATTGATCCTTCCACTTGTGTCAACCATTTGTTGAATTCTTGCTTTGATGTGTTGCTGCTTATCATGCTTGCATGCATTATGATCCAGAAATCATCATTAAAACCATCTCGTGGTCTAACACAGGTGCAAAGATATTCATATTTTCAGCTAGTTTCTGCCATAGCCAACGGTGCTCTTGGGTTGACACTTTTGTGCTTTGGCATTTGGGTTTTagaagaaaagttgaggaaaaaCCAAACTGCGTTGCCTCTTAATTGGTGGTTGCTAGAAATCTTTCATGGATTAACATGGTTGTTAGTGAGTTTAACAATAACTCTTAAGTTGAAACAACTTCCAAAAGCATGGTCAAGGCCTTTTTCTGTTCTAATCTTCTTGGTTTCTGATTTTTTCTGTGCTTCATCAGTGTTTTATGCAATTAGTAGCAGAGAACTATCCCTTAAGATCTCTTCAGATATTCTATCTTTTCTTGGGGcgatattattgttattatgcaCGTATAAGGAATCCAAGCATAGGGACACTGACAGTGAAATTGATGAAAATCTTTATGCCCCCTTAAATGGTGAGTCCAACAAAAATGATTCTATTAGATATGTAACCCCATTTGCCAAAACTGGATTCTTTGGCAGAATGACATTTTGGTGgttgaatccattgatgaaaatGGGCAAAGAGAAAACACTTCATGATGAAGACATTCCGCGGTTGCGGGAGGAGGATCGAGCAGAAAGTTGTTATTTGCTGTTTCTGGATCAATTGAACCGACAGAAACTGAACGATCAATCCTGGCAGCCATCAGTTTTGAGGACAATAATTTTATGCCATTGGAAAGAAATTTTAATATCAGGATTCTTTGCATTGCTAAAGGTAGTTGCTCTGTCTTCAGGACCTCTTCTTCTGAATTCTTTTATATTGGTTGCTGAGGGTAACGAGAGTTTCAAATATGAAGGTTTTGTGTTGGCCATATcacttttctttacaaaaaacaTAGAATCCTTATCACAAAGGCAATGGTACTTCCGCTGCCGACTCATTGGTCTGAAAGTTAGGTCGTTGCTAACTGCAGCCATTTATAGAAAACAATTGAGGTTATCCAATTCTGCTAGATTGATGCACTCTAGTGGTGAGATAATGAATTATGTGACTGTGGATGCTTATAGAATTGGTGAATTTCCCTATTGGTTTCACCAGACTTGGACAACAAGCTTTCAGCTATGTATCTCATTAGTAATACTTTTTCGTGCTGTTGGATGGGCAACAATTGCCTCCTTGGTGGTGATAGTAATCACTGTGCTTTGCAATACTCCACTCGCAAAGTTACAGCACAAGTTTCAAAGCAAACTTATGGTGACACAAGATGATAGATTGAAGGCTTGTTCTGAGGCTCTTGTGAATATGAAGGTGTTGAAGTTGTATGCGTGGGAAACCAATTTTAGAAGTTCTATAGAGAGATTAAGGAATGAGGAGCTCAAATGGTTGTCTGCAGTGCAATTAAGAAAGGCATACAACACCTTTCTCTTTTGGTCCTCTCCTGTGTTGGTCTCTGCTGCTTCCTTTGGGGCATGTTACTTTCTTAATGTTCCATTGCATGCAAATAATGTTTTCACTTTTGTTGCAACTTTGCGCCTTGTTCAAGATCCAATCAGAACCATCCCTGATGTTATTGGGGTGGTCATTCAGGCAAAAGTCGCGTTTGCTCGGATTGTCAAATTCCTGGAGGCACCTGAACTTCAGAGTGTAAATATCACACAAAGGTGTCTCAATGAGAATAAGAGGGGTTCAATTTTAATCAAGTCTGCTGACTTTTCATGGGAAGATAATGTATCAAAGCCAACACTGAGAAACATAAATTTGGAGGTTAGACCAGGGCAAAAGGTGGCTATCTGTGGAGAGGTTGGCTCAGGCAAATCAACTCTCTTAGCAGCAATTCTCAGAGAAGTTCTTAATACTCAGGGGACAGTAAGATTTTATTCCTTTTTGGCTATTATATACTTTGCAAATTGTGATACTTTCATTGGTTTATAACTTAGATGAAATTTTCACCTTGTGTCAGCAGTGTGTTAGGATATCTAGCACAGAAATTCAACTTACTAGATTGCATTTTTCTGCCCTTCATTAgagtaataattttgttaattgatttgattaataGGTATCTGATTTTCTTTTCTGAATTACAGACTGAGGTTTATGGGAAGTTTGCCTATGTTTCTCAAACAGCATGGATACAGACAGGTACAATAAAGGAGAATATATTGTTTGGAGCAGCTATGGATGCTGAAAAATATCAAGAAACACTTCACAGGTCTTCACTATTGAAGGACCTTGAGTTGTTTCCGCATGGTGATCTCACTGAAATAGGGGAGAGAGGAGTCAATCTGAGTGGAGGTCAGAAGCAGCGAATTCAACTTGCACGTGCACTATATCAGAATGCTGATATATATCTCTTGGATGATCCATTCAGTGCTGTTGATGCACATACTGCAACAAATTTGTTTAATGTAAGGAAAAGTTCTTTTCTTCAGGTACTACATTCATATCTTggtgttattatatttttacttatagATGGCTTTTCAACTGGACAGGAA encodes the following:
- the LOC114372315 gene encoding ABC transporter C family member 10-like isoform X2, whose translation is MAGFWSVFCGESGCSEAGRMPCSYDFRLLIDPSTCVNHLLNSCFDVLLLIMLACIMIQKSSLKPSRGLTQVQRYSYFQLVSAIANGALGLTLLCFGIWVLEEKLRKNQTALPLNWWLLEIFHGLTWLLVSLTITLKLKQLPKAWSRPFSVLIFLVSDFFCASSVFYAISSRELSLKISSDILSFLGAILLLLCTYKESKHRDTDSEIDENLYAPLNGESNKNDSIRYVTPFAKTGFFGRMTFWWLNPLMKMGKEKTLHDEDIPRLREEDRAESCYLLFLDQLNRQKLNDQSWQPSVLRTIILCHWKEILISGFFALLKVVALSSGPLLLNSFILVAEGNESFKYEGFVLAISLFFTKNIESLSQRQWYFRCRLIGLKVRSLLTAAIYRKQLRLSNSARLMHSSGEIMNYVTVDAYRIGEFPYWFHQTWTTSFQLCISLVILFRAVGWATIASLVVIVITVLCNTPLAKLQHKFQSKLMVTQDDRLKACSEALVNMKVLKLYAWETNFRSSIERLRNEELKWLSAVQLRKAYNTFLFWSSPVLVSAASFGACYFLNVPLHANNVFTFVATLRLVQDPIRTIPDVIGVVIQAKVAFARIVKFLEAPELQSVNITQRCLNENKRGSILIKSADFSWEDNVSKPTLRNINLEVRPGQKVAICGEVGSGKSTLLAAILREVLNTQGTTEVYGKFAYVSQTAWIQTGTIKENILFGAAMDAEKYQETLHRSSLLKDLELFPHGDLTEIGERGVNLSGGQKQRIQLARALYQNADIYLLDDPFSAVDAHTATNLFNEYIMEGLAGKTVLLVTHQVDFLPAFDSVLLMSDGEIIEAAPYYHLLSSSQEFQDLVNAHKETAGSDRLVEVTSPQKQSNSAREIRKTSTEQHYEASKGDQLIKQEEREKGDQGFKPYIQYLNQNKGYIYFSVAALSHLTFVVGQILQNSWMAASVDNPQVSTLQLILVYLLIGVISTLFLLMRSLFVVALGLQSSKSLFSQLLNSLFRAPMSFYDSTPLGRILSRVSSDLSIVDLDVPFGFVFAVGATMNCYANLTVLAVVTWQVLFVSIPMIYFAISLQRYYFASAKELMRLNGTTKSFVANHLAESVAGAVTIRAFEEEDRFFEKNLDLIDVNASPYFQSFAANEWLIQRLETVSAVVLASAALCMVVLPPGTFSSGFIGMALSYGLSLNMSLVFSIQNQCNIANYIISVERLNQYMHIPSEAPEVIAGNRPPANWPVAGRVQINELQIRYRPDAPLVLRGITCTFEGGHKIGIVGRTGSGKSTLIGALFRLVEPAGGKIIVDGIDICSIGLHDLRSRFGIIPQDPTLFNGTVRYNLDPLSQHSDQEIWEALGKCQLQETVQEKEEGLDSSVVEAGANWSMGQRQLFCLGRALLRRSRILVLDEATASIDNATDLILQKTIRTEFSDCTVITVAHRIPTVMDCTKVLAISDGKLVEYDEPMNLIKREGSLFGKLVKEYWSHFQSAESH
- the LOC114372315 gene encoding ABC transporter C family member 10-like isoform X1, which produces MAGFWSVFCGESGCSEAGRMPCSYDFRLLIDPSTCVNHLLNSCFDVLLLIMLACIMIQKSSLKPSRGLTQVQRYSYFQLVSAIANGALGLTLLCFGIWVLEEKLRKNQTALPLNWWLLEIFHGLTWLLVSLTITLKLKQLPKAWSRPFSVLIFLVSDFFCASSVFYAISSRELSLKISSDILSFLGAILLLLCTYKESKHRDTDSEIDENLYAPLNGESNKNDSIRYVTPFAKTGFFGRMTFWWLNPLMKMGKEKTLHDEDIPRLREEDRAESCYLLFLDQLNRQKLNDQSWQPSVLRTIILCHWKEILISGFFALLKVVALSSGPLLLNSFILVAEGNESFKYEGFVLAISLFFTKNIESLSQRQWYFRCRLIGLKVRSLLTAAIYRKQLRLSNSARLMHSSGEIMNYVTVDAYRIGEFPYWFHQTWTTSFQLCISLVILFRAVGWATIASLVVIVITVLCNTPLAKLQHKFQSKLMVTQDDRLKACSEALVNMKVLKLYAWETNFRSSIERLRNEELKWLSAVQLRKAYNTFLFWSSPVLVSAASFGACYFLNVPLHANNVFTFVATLRLVQDPIRTIPDVIGVVIQAKVAFARIVKFLEAPELQSVNITQRCLNENKRGSILIKSADFSWEDNVSKPTLRNINLEVRPGQKVAICGEVGSGKSTLLAAILREVLNTQGTTEVYGKFAYVSQTAWIQTGTIKENILFGAAMDAEKYQETLHRSSLLKDLELFPHGDLTEIGERGVNLSGGQKQRIQLARALYQNADIYLLDDPFSAVDAHTATNLFNVRKSSFLQVLHSYLGVIIFLLIDGFSTGQEYIMEGLAGKTVLLVTHQVDFLPAFDSVLLMSDGEIIEAAPYYHLLSSSQEFQDLVNAHKETAGSDRLVEVTSPQKQSNSAREIRKTSTEQHYEASKGDQLIKQEEREKGDQGFKPYIQYLNQNKGYIYFSVAALSHLTFVVGQILQNSWMAASVDNPQVSTLQLILVYLLIGVISTLFLLMRSLFVVALGLQSSKSLFSQLLNSLFRAPMSFYDSTPLGRILSRVSSDLSIVDLDVPFGFVFAVGATMNCYANLTVLAVVTWQVLFVSIPMIYFAISLQRYYFASAKELMRLNGTTKSFVANHLAESVAGAVTIRAFEEEDRFFEKNLDLIDVNASPYFQSFAANEWLIQRLETVSAVVLASAALCMVVLPPGTFSSGFIGMALSYGLSLNMSLVFSIQNQCNIANYIISVERLNQYMHIPSEAPEVIAGNRPPANWPVAGRVQINELQIRYRPDAPLVLRGITCTFEGGHKIGIVGRTGSGKSTLIGALFRLVEPAGGKIIVDGIDICSIGLHDLRSRFGIIPQDPTLFNGTVRYNLDPLSQHSDQEIWEALGKCQLQETVQEKEEGLDSSVVEAGANWSMGQRQLFCLGRALLRRSRILVLDEATASIDNATDLILQKTIRTEFSDCTVITVAHRIPTVMDCTKVLAISDGKLVEYDEPMNLIKREGSLFGKLVKEYWSHFQSAESH